From the Natrarchaeobaculum aegyptiacum genome, one window contains:
- a CDS encoding ubiquitin-like small modifier protein 1 has protein sequence MSVTCDFYGPLREAVDQKTLTRDPPTDGTVGTFLESLAADYPELDDLLFEDGDLQSTANVSVNARHLRLEEGLETPLEAGDRVRLYPPIEGGRL, from the coding sequence ATGTCCGTGACCTGTGACTTCTACGGGCCGCTGCGGGAGGCGGTCGACCAGAAGACGCTCACCCGTGATCCGCCAACCGACGGAACCGTCGGGACGTTCCTCGAGTCCCTCGCTGCCGACTACCCCGAACTGGACGACCTCCTCTTCGAGGACGGCGACCTCCAGTCGACGGCGAACGTCTCGGTGAACGCGAGACACCTGCGGCTCGAGGAGGGTCTCGAGACGCCGCTCGAAGCCGGAGACAGGGTTCGGCTGTACCCGCCGATCGAGGGCGGGCGGCTGTAA
- a CDS encoding aldehyde ferredoxin oxidoreductase family protein, with amino-acid sequence MLHANGTLLTIDVGERTATTSRIDDVLESFIGGRGVATKLAHDRIPFDADPLGPENRLYLATGPLQQSRMSFTGRMSLTGLSPLTDGLLSSNAGGYLSRNFVDTGHSVVEIVGESDDLLAIHVTDDGVEFEEVPELEGAEVPDVTEVLNDRHGLEAENLVTIGPAGENEVRFASVMTYDERAFGRGGLGAVMGAKNVKTMSFTGDSAPEVEIPAEDVQMELHQQAATSDDIMRRQGTTSLTEFLNDEFSLPTRYYADMSFDAAADIGGNAVEEKKYEKASCSVCAFACKLPTRDEETGLETEGPEFETVFSFGSNCGVDDIVDVMKSNELCDRLGMDTISAGVTVAAYLASEDEFGNADLVHDLVEKIAYREGDGDLLAEGVARVHEDLGVDNWAIKGLELAAHDGRAVNGQGLSYAVANRGGDHMYSTTMIDEYHGRIDPEGTAGKANDVVENENRNALRDCGIVCQFGIGRAVEAEHFELVLDADYDDLQAVGARVVELERHFNNQRGMDAADDWVPYDLPDLESSIQEYYDARGWNDDGTVPSDRVDASASAD; translated from the coding sequence ATGTTACACGCGAACGGCACGTTACTGACCATCGACGTCGGTGAACGGACCGCGACGACGTCGCGAATCGACGACGTCCTCGAGTCGTTCATCGGCGGCCGCGGCGTCGCGACGAAACTCGCCCACGACCGAATCCCCTTCGACGCGGATCCGCTCGGCCCCGAAAACCGACTCTACCTCGCGACCGGCCCGCTCCAGCAGTCCCGAATGAGCTTTACCGGTCGGATGAGCCTGACCGGTCTCTCGCCGCTAACCGACGGCCTGCTCTCCTCGAACGCTGGCGGCTACCTCTCGCGAAACTTCGTCGACACCGGCCACAGCGTCGTCGAAATCGTCGGCGAGAGCGACGATCTGCTCGCCATCCACGTCACCGACGACGGTGTGGAGTTCGAGGAGGTCCCGGAACTCGAGGGCGCGGAAGTTCCCGACGTGACCGAGGTACTGAACGACCGTCACGGGCTCGAGGCCGAAAACCTCGTCACCATCGGTCCCGCCGGTGAGAACGAAGTTCGGTTCGCGTCCGTGATGACCTACGACGAACGGGCGTTCGGTCGCGGCGGCCTCGGTGCCGTCATGGGTGCGAAGAACGTCAAGACCATGTCCTTCACCGGGGACTCCGCACCGGAGGTCGAGATTCCCGCCGAGGACGTCCAGATGGAACTCCACCAGCAGGCCGCCACGAGCGACGACATCATGCGTCGTCAGGGGACCACGAGTCTCACCGAGTTCCTGAACGACGAGTTCTCCCTGCCGACGCGGTACTACGCCGACATGTCGTTCGACGCTGCGGCGGATATCGGTGGCAACGCCGTCGAGGAGAAAAAATACGAGAAGGCATCGTGTTCGGTCTGTGCCTTTGCCTGCAAGCTTCCCACGCGTGACGAGGAGACGGGCCTCGAGACCGAAGGGCCGGAGTTCGAGACGGTGTTCTCGTTCGGCTCGAACTGTGGCGTCGACGACATCGTCGACGTGATGAAGTCCAACGAACTCTGTGATCGGCTCGGGATGGACACTATCTCCGCCGGAGTGACCGTCGCCGCCTACCTCGCGAGCGAAGACGAGTTCGGCAACGCCGACCTCGTTCACGACCTCGTCGAGAAAATCGCCTACCGCGAGGGCGACGGCGACCTCCTCGCCGAAGGCGTCGCACGCGTCCACGAGGACCTCGGCGTCGACAACTGGGCGATCAAGGGCCTGGAGCTCGCCGCCCACGACGGCCGCGCGGTCAACGGGCAGGGCCTCTCGTACGCCGTCGCGAACCGCGGCGGTGACCACATGTACTCGACGACGATGATCGACGAGTACCACGGCCGGATCGACCCCGAGGGGACCGCCGGTAAGGCCAACGACGTCGTCGAAAACGAGAACCGCAACGCCCTCCGGGACTGCGGAATCGTCTGCCAGTTCGGGATCGGCCGCGCCGTCGAGGCCGAACACTTCGAACTCGTTCTGGACGCCGACTACGACGACCTGCAGGCCGTCGGTGCCCGCGTCGTCGAACTCGAGCGCCACTTCAACAACCAGCGTGGCATGGACGCAGCCGACGACTGGGTGCCCTACGACCTGCCGGACCTCGAATCGTCGATTCAGGAATACTACGACGCCCGCGGCTGGAACGACGACGGCACGGTCCCATCGGATCGCGTCGACGCGTCAGCGAGTGCGGACTGA
- a CDS encoding SLC13 family permease: protein MNSVGVVERLTGSPKAAFFLAIVLAAAVGVGLAGWGDASVMLAITVFCIVLWVLTPISPAYTGLLGIALIGLAFSTDLALTGFESPATWLIGFGLLMGEATRRSGLASWIGQWLLKRSVPASLTDGLRAYRRALLALSLAAHLLAFFIPSALIRVLVLAPILIEVGENFESRKAKVGLFLGPIFASWYGSSGILTADLPNIIISGMGRSIGDHTITWSEWLFHMYPIMGLTRVFLVVAVVYVLFRPPAGSGVDITTGSLPDPTGTERRMLVFLLLGVGIWVTDFVHGFHPVTGAVVVVALAFLPGIGVADFESAGSDVDFTLLFFYAAVFAIGDGLAHTGFTDDAATSILDVIPSDAHLAVILSIVFLTAIGLSFFMEGLAVASVLTPVVISYAEAAGLPMTPVLMAEAIALSAYFFPYQSAVLIVILAQDVVDTRELIRTTAACSLATIVFLVPLQFLLFSVLY, encoded by the coding sequence ATGAACTCAGTCGGTGTCGTCGAGCGGCTCACCGGGTCACCGAAAGCAGCGTTTTTCCTCGCGATCGTGCTCGCCGCAGCCGTCGGCGTCGGGCTGGCCGGCTGGGGCGACGCGTCGGTCATGCTCGCGATCACGGTCTTCTGTATCGTCCTGTGGGTGCTGACGCCGATCTCGCCTGCATACACTGGATTGCTCGGGATCGCACTCATCGGACTCGCGTTCTCGACCGACCTCGCACTCACCGGCTTCGAGTCGCCAGCGACGTGGCTAATCGGTTTCGGCCTCCTGATGGGGGAAGCGACTCGCCGGAGCGGTCTCGCGAGCTGGATCGGGCAGTGGCTCCTGAAACGGAGCGTTCCGGCATCACTCACCGACGGCCTTCGAGCCTACAGGCGGGCGTTGCTGGCGCTCTCTCTCGCCGCACACCTGCTCGCTTTCTTCATCCCCTCGGCGCTCATCCGCGTCCTCGTGCTGGCCCCGATCCTGATCGAGGTCGGCGAGAACTTCGAGTCCCGGAAAGCGAAAGTCGGCCTCTTCCTGGGGCCGATCTTCGCGAGCTGGTATGGGTCGTCAGGCATTCTGACGGCGGATCTCCCGAACATCATCATCTCGGGGATGGGCCGGTCGATCGGCGACCACACGATCACCTGGTCGGAGTGGCTCTTCCACATGTATCCGATCATGGGACTGACGCGGGTCTTCCTCGTGGTAGCGGTCGTCTACGTGCTCTTTCGTCCACCGGCAGGAAGCGGCGTCGACATCACTACCGGCTCGCTGCCCGACCCCACCGGGACCGAACGACGCATGCTCGTCTTCCTCCTGCTCGGCGTCGGCATCTGGGTCACCGACTTCGTCCACGGTTTCCACCCGGTCACCGGCGCCGTCGTCGTCGTCGCGCTCGCGTTCCTGCCCGGCATCGGCGTCGCGGACTTCGAATCCGCTGGCTCCGACGTCGACTTCACCCTGTTGTTCTTCTACGCCGCCGTCTTCGCCATCGGCGACGGCCTCGCGCACACCGGTTTCACCGACGACGCCGCCACCTCAATCCTCGATGTTATCCCCTCTGACGCTCACCTCGCGGTGATCCTCTCGATCGTCTTCCTCACGGCCATCGGCCTCTCCTTTTTCATGGAGGGGCTGGCGGTCGCGAGCGTCCTGACGCCGGTGGTGATCTCCTACGCCGAGGCCGCCGGGCTCCCGATGACGCCCGTGTTGATGGCCGAAGCGATCGCTCTAAGTGCGTACTTCTTCCCCTACCAGTCGGCCGTCCTCATCGTCATCCTCGCTCAGGACGTCGTCGACACCCGCGAGTTGATCCGAACCACTGCCGCGTGTTCGCTGGCGACGATCGTTTTCCTCGTCCCGCTCCAGTTCTTGCTGTTCTCGGTGCTGTACTGA